The proteins below come from a single Polymorphobacter fuscus genomic window:
- a CDS encoding lytic murein transglycosylase — MSRTPSFFTAIIGAALLASCAAPQREPAPVPAPPPAPVPAAPVPRPAPPPPAATGSFAEWLARYRTAALARGVAPATLDALFNGMVPSDRVIELDRAQPGDSGGAPARFDNYLARRLDASRINGGKAALDRSTAPLAKALATSGVPAGVIIGVWGMETSYGRVTGDFDVVRSLATLAWEGRRRALFTKELDAVVDIIDQKRATRAQLIGSWAGAMGQPQFLPSSYLAYAADGDGDGRSDIWGSEADTIASIGNYLARHGWQAGIGWGFAVQVPAGFDRAAVRNPVAPTTCVRPLERHSKWLPASEWQRMGLTTTGSWPAPATPMSLVEPDGPGQGAWLTTGNYRAILGYNCSNFYALSVALLGDAVAGPQH; from the coding sequence ATGTCGCGTACCCCCTCGTTTTTCACCGCCATCATCGGCGCCGCCCTGCTCGCCAGCTGCGCCGCGCCGCAACGGGAGCCAGCCCCGGTGCCGGCGCCCCCGCCAGCCCCGGTTCCGGCCGCCCCGGTGCCGCGTCCCGCCCCGCCGCCGCCGGCAGCGACCGGCAGCTTTGCCGAATGGCTGGCGCGCTACCGGACCGCGGCGCTGGCCCGCGGTGTTGCGCCGGCGACGCTCGACGCGCTGTTCAACGGCATGGTCCCGTCCGACCGGGTCATCGAGCTCGATCGTGCCCAGCCGGGCGACAGCGGCGGCGCTCCGGCGCGGTTCGACAACTATCTGGCACGGCGGCTCGATGCCTCGCGCATCAACGGCGGCAAGGCGGCGCTCGACCGATCGACCGCGCCGCTTGCCAAGGCGCTGGCAACATCCGGGGTGCCGGCCGGAGTCATCATCGGCGTCTGGGGAATGGAAACCAGCTATGGCCGCGTCACCGGGGATTTCGACGTGGTGCGCAGCCTGGCGACGCTGGCCTGGGAAGGTCGGCGCCGGGCGCTGTTCACCAAGGAACTCGATGCCGTCGTCGACATCATCGACCAGAAGCGCGCAACCCGCGCCCAGCTGATCGGCAGCTGGGCCGGCGCCATGGGGCAACCCCAGTTCCTGCCCTCGTCGTACCTCGCCTACGCCGCCGATGGCGATGGCGATGGCCGCAGCGACATTTGGGGGTCGGAGGCCGACACCATCGCGTCGATCGGCAATTATCTGGCGCGGCACGGCTGGCAGGCCGGCATCGGCTGGGGCTTTGCCGTGCAGGTGCCGGCGGGCTTCGACCGTGCTGCGGTGCGCAACCCGGTGGCGCCGACGACTTGCGTGCGGCCGCTCGAACGTCACAGCAAATGGCTGCCGGCGTCGGAATGGCAGCGGATGGGGCTGACCACGACCGGCAGCTGGCCGGCGCCGGCGACGCCGATGTCGCTGGTGGAGCCGGACGGGCCGGGGCAGGGCGCCTGGCTGACGACCGGCAACTACCGCGCCATCCTCGGCTATAATTGTTCCAACTTCTATGCGCTGTCGGTGGCGCTGCTGGGCGATGCCGTTGCCGGGCCGCAGCATTAG
- a CDS encoding efflux RND transporter periplasmic adaptor subunit, with amino-acid sequence MTGRKLSVATALLGAMLLAGCDKAPTQAPTTSPPAAVATEPGVIRFPAGSPDLDAIEIVAARSGPLPVSADLNARIAVNEDLTARVGAPVAGRVTRVLVDIGGPVRAGQALARMDAPDLAQATADKLEAESDADLKRRAADRARTLFEGDALARRDLEAANAEARSADAELTRARLRLRNLGGGAGTDLSLTSPVAGYVLDRQIEAGQQLTPGQSPLFTVTDPRRLWLLVDVPETAIARARVGEAILFEVNAFPGRRFAGKITRIGLAVDPATRRIQVRAEVPNPDLALKPEMFARARFVTDDGETAIRVPNAALFEQGLKSYVFRVDAPGTFRRLPVTVGVRGEDASYVTAGLKDGDKIVGEGALLLNAQMAGEQ; translated from the coding sequence ATGACCGGCCGCAAACTTTCGGTTGCAACGGCGCTGCTGGGCGCAATGCTGCTGGCCGGCTGCGACAAGGCGCCGACCCAGGCGCCAACCACGTCGCCGCCCGCCGCCGTCGCCACCGAGCCTGGCGTCATCCGCTTTCCGGCCGGGTCCCCCGACCTCGACGCCATCGAGATCGTGGCGGCACGTTCCGGCCCCCTGCCCGTGTCGGCCGATCTCAATGCGCGCATCGCCGTCAACGAGGATCTGACCGCGCGCGTCGGCGCCCCCGTCGCCGGCCGGGTCACCCGCGTGCTCGTCGACATCGGCGGCCCGGTGCGCGCCGGACAGGCGCTGGCGCGCATGGACGCCCCCGATCTGGCACAGGCCACTGCCGACAAGCTGGAGGCCGAATCCGATGCCGACCTCAAGCGCCGCGCCGCCGACCGCGCCCGTACCCTGTTCGAAGGCGATGCCCTTGCTCGCCGCGACCTCGAAGCCGCCAATGCGGAGGCACGCTCGGCCGATGCCGAACTGACCCGCGCCCGGCTGCGGTTGCGCAATCTCGGTGGCGGCGCAGGCACCGACCTGTCGCTGACCAGCCCCGTCGCCGGCTATGTCCTCGACCGCCAGATCGAAGCCGGGCAGCAGCTGACGCCGGGCCAGAGCCCGTTGTTCACCGTCACCGATCCGCGGCGGCTGTGGCTGCTCGTCGACGTGCCCGAAACCGCCATTGCGCGCGCCCGCGTCGGCGAAGCGATCCTGTTCGAGGTCAACGCCTTTCCCGGGCGGCGGTTCGCCGGCAAGATCACCCGCATCGGCCTTGCCGTCGATCCGGCCACCCGCCGCATCCAGGTGCGCGCCGAAGTGCCCAACCCCGACCTGGCGCTGAAGCCGGAAATGTTCGCCCGGGCGCGTTTCGTGACCGACGACGGCGAAACCGCGATCCGCGTCCCCAACGCCGCGCTGTTCGAACAGGGGCTGAAATCCTATGTCTTCCGCGTCGATGCACCGGGCACATTCCGCCGGCTGCCGGTGACCGTCGGCGTGCGCGGCGAGGATGCGTCCTATGTCACCGCCGGGCTGAAGGATGGCGACAAGATCGTCGGCGAAGGCGCGCTGCTGCTCAACGCCCAGATGGCGGGTGAACAATGA
- a CDS encoding septal ring lytic transglycosylase RlpA family protein: MPGRSISLALLLVLAACAGKPQRPAYNKAFNPAAVKIGKPYQVGGVWYTPGDDRTYEARGIASWYGPGFHALSTANGERYDQDDVTAAHKTLPMPSWVEVENLDNGRRLVVRINDRGPFVDGRIIDLSRRSAQLLGVDKVGLARVRVRRVYPDKAYPATMPVPPVVVAAPAPAPLTPPPLAQPGRPIFVQVAALGDPGRIAWLTGYLASFGPVATEVAPSGLTRVRLGPYADPAAATAALAQLRTAGYSEARLIPSS, translated from the coding sequence TTGCCGGGCCGCAGCATTAGCCTGGCGCTGCTGCTTGTCCTGGCCGCCTGTGCCGGCAAGCCGCAGCGACCGGCCTATAACAAGGCGTTCAATCCGGCTGCCGTCAAGATCGGCAAGCCCTATCAGGTCGGCGGTGTCTGGTACACGCCGGGCGACGACCGGACCTATGAAGCGCGCGGCATAGCCAGCTGGTATGGGCCGGGGTTTCACGCGCTGAGCACCGCCAATGGCGAACGCTACGACCAGGACGACGTTACCGCCGCGCACAAGACCCTGCCGATGCCGAGCTGGGTCGAGGTCGAGAACCTCGACAACGGCCGTCGGCTGGTGGTGCGAATCAACGATCGCGGGCCCTTCGTCGATGGCCGGATCATCGACTTGTCGCGGCGGTCGGCACAGCTGCTGGGGGTCGACAAGGTCGGGCTGGCGCGGGTGCGGGTGCGCCGCGTCTATCCGGACAAGGCTTATCCGGCGACAATGCCGGTCCCGCCCGTGGTCGTCGCGGCGCCGGCGCCCGCCCCGCTGACGCCCCCGCCACTGGCGCAGCCCGGCCGCCCGATCTTCGTCCAGGTCGCCGCCCTGGGTGATCCCGGGCGCATCGCGTGGCTGACGGGTTATCTGGCAAGCTTCGGACCCGTGGCCACCGAAGTCGCACCGTCGGGGCTGACCCGCGTCCGGCTCGGCCCCTATGCCGACCCTGCGGCCGCGACCGCTGCGCTGGCGCAGCTGCGCACCGCGGGCTACAGCGAGGCGAGACTGATTCCTTCAAGTTGA
- a CDS encoding efflux RND transporter permease subunit, producing the protein MIDSLARFVTKNRLFVFIMVAALIGIGVRAVLNMPIEAFPDVQDVQVVIITQQPGQAPEEVERAVSLPIERALAGTPGVSNMRSVSITGLSVVTLIFQDGTDDYFARSQVLEKLRDADLPDGVVPSLAPLSTAVGEVYRYVIDKPAGMPLYEARAIQDFVIRPAIRMVPGVADVTSFGGSIKQYQIRIQPEALKRYGVTLADVETAVGNANSNVGGGIMRRGDEAVVVRGVGLYTGIDDVANTLVKAQNGRTVRVGDLGEVVIGTPERSGMVANDRQDDVSEGVVLMIKHQNAAEVVKGIKAAVDGLNSQFQLDARREGHAPLKIRATYQRTKLIDRTVETVAENLLVGAALVTAILLVFLRNWRAALAVAAIIPLALLAAFAGLYQVNVPANLISMGAVDFGIIIDSAVVLVEAMMVGLAIEAARHGGLLSNHQKEGVVRSTVGTLGKPILFSKAIIIMAFVPIFTFQRVEGKMFSPVALTLTFALLAALVLTLTFLPAVLSLLVTRHDMAEKHIAWMDRLRDRYRRVLDWAAPRDRLIFTLSIAALVVTGVLVPKLGSEFLPKLDEGNIWLTVQLAPSAAMETTRKVESTIRHIMLTYPEVRQVVSETGRPDDGTDPKGPSSLQMLIDLKPRDEWRAQFPTKEALENDMRRRVDVMPGVPTNFSQVIEDSVEESLSGVKGEISIKIFGPDLAVLEALADRTARVVAAVPGAADVAAIKVGGQSELRAVLDRAAMARLGLNPGDANAAIQAAFGGAVVGAAYEGDRKFDIVARFAEDQRNAVDDLAQLQIPLPAGGTVSLGEIARIDVRMGASRISREAGGRNVAVKANVSGRDQGGFVTDAQKAVAAQVRLPAGYRMTWGGQFENQQRAMKRLSIIVPIALLGIFALLFGAFKSVRFAAVILAMVPFTMIGGMAALGLAGLHLSVSAAVGFIAVVGISVQNGVVMLEHVTTLISDGMPIDRAILEGPVDRLRPILMTALMAGLGLLPAALSTGIGSETQRPFACVIVGGIVSATLFMLVLLPLALRRLSRNDAGAQALT; encoded by the coding sequence ATGATCGACAGCCTCGCGCGCTTTGTGACCAAGAACCGGCTGTTCGTCTTCATCATGGTGGCGGCGTTGATCGGGATCGGCGTGCGCGCCGTCCTCAACATGCCGATCGAAGCGTTCCCGGATGTTCAGGACGTCCAGGTCGTCATCATCACCCAGCAGCCCGGCCAGGCGCCCGAGGAGGTCGAACGCGCCGTGTCGCTGCCGATCGAGCGCGCGCTCGCCGGCACGCCCGGGGTCAGCAACATGCGATCGGTGTCGATCACCGGGCTGTCGGTGGTCACGCTGATCTTCCAGGACGGCACGGACGATTATTTCGCAAGGTCGCAGGTGCTGGAAAAGCTGCGCGATGCCGACCTGCCCGATGGCGTGGTGCCCAGCCTCGCCCCGCTCAGCACCGCCGTTGGCGAAGTCTATCGCTATGTCATCGACAAGCCCGCCGGCATGCCCCTGTACGAGGCGCGCGCCATCCAGGATTTTGTCATCCGTCCCGCCATCCGCATGGTGCCCGGAGTTGCCGATGTCACCAGCTTCGGCGGATCGATCAAGCAATATCAGATCCGCATCCAGCCCGAGGCGCTGAAGCGCTATGGCGTTACCCTGGCCGACGTCGAAACCGCGGTCGGCAATGCCAACAGCAACGTCGGCGGCGGCATCATGCGACGCGGTGACGAGGCGGTGGTGGTGCGCGGCGTCGGACTTTACACCGGTATCGACGATGTCGCCAACACGCTGGTCAAGGCGCAGAACGGCCGCACCGTGCGCGTGGGCGACCTTGGCGAAGTGGTCATCGGGACGCCCGAGCGCAGCGGCATGGTCGCCAACGACCGCCAGGACGATGTGTCCGAAGGTGTCGTGCTGATGATCAAGCATCAGAATGCCGCGGAAGTAGTCAAGGGCATCAAGGCGGCCGTCGACGGGCTCAACAGCCAGTTCCAGCTCGACGCCCGGCGCGAAGGCCATGCGCCGCTGAAGATCCGCGCCACCTATCAGCGCACCAAGCTGATCGATCGCACCGTCGAGACAGTGGCGGAAAACCTGCTCGTCGGCGCGGCGCTGGTCACCGCCATCTTGCTCGTCTTCCTGCGCAACTGGCGCGCCGCGCTCGCTGTCGCCGCGATCATCCCGCTGGCGCTTCTCGCGGCCTTTGCCGGGCTTTACCAGGTCAATGTGCCGGCCAACCTCATTTCCATGGGGGCGGTGGATTTCGGCATCATCATCGATTCCGCCGTCGTGCTTGTCGAGGCGATGATGGTCGGCCTTGCCATCGAGGCGGCCCGCCATGGCGGGCTGTTGAGCAACCACCAGAAGGAAGGCGTCGTCCGCAGCACGGTCGGCACGCTCGGCAAGCCGATCCTGTTTTCCAAGGCCATAATCATCATGGCCTTTGTTCCCATCTTCACCTTCCAGCGCGTCGAAGGGAAGATGTTCTCCCCCGTGGCACTGACGCTCACCTTTGCGCTGCTTGCGGCGCTGGTGCTGACACTAACCTTCCTGCCGGCGGTGCTGTCGCTGCTCGTCACCCGCCACGATATGGCCGAAAAGCACATCGCCTGGATGGACCGGCTGCGCGACCGCTACCGCCGCGTGCTCGACTGGGCGGCGCCGCGCGACAGGCTGATCTTCACCCTCTCCATCGCCGCGCTTGTCGTTACCGGGGTGCTGGTGCCCAAGCTGGGGTCGGAGTTCCTGCCCAAGCTCGATGAAGGCAATATCTGGCTGACCGTCCAGCTGGCGCCGTCGGCGGCGATGGAGACGACACGCAAGGTCGAATCGACCATCCGCCACATCATGCTGACCTATCCCGAAGTCCGGCAGGTCGTGTCCGAAACCGGCCGCCCCGATGACGGCACCGACCCCAAGGGCCCATCGAGCCTGCAGATGTTGATCGACCTCAAGCCGCGCGACGAATGGCGCGCGCAGTTTCCGACCAAGGAGGCACTGGAAAACGACATGCGCCGCCGCGTCGATGTCATGCCGGGCGTGCCGACCAACTTCAGCCAGGTCATCGAGGACAGCGTCGAGGAAAGTCTGTCGGGCGTGAAGGGCGAAATCTCCATCAAGATCTTCGGCCCCGATCTCGCCGTTCTGGAGGCGCTGGCCGATCGCACTGCCCGCGTCGTCGCCGCCGTGCCGGGCGCTGCCGATGTCGCCGCCATCAAGGTCGGCGGGCAAAGCGAGCTTCGCGCTGTGCTCGACCGCGCCGCCATGGCGCGGCTGGGGCTCAACCCCGGCGATGCCAATGCCGCCATCCAGGCGGCCTTCGGCGGCGCTGTCGTCGGCGCCGCCTATGAAGGCGACCGCAAGTTCGACATCGTGGCGCGCTTTGCCGAGGACCAGCGCAACGCCGTCGACGATCTGGCGCAGTTGCAGATCCCCCTGCCCGCCGGCGGCACGGTGTCGCTCGGCGAAATCGCCCGCATCGACGTGCGCATGGGCGCCTCGCGGATCAGCCGCGAAGCCGGCGGCCGCAACGTCGCGGTCAAGGCCAATGTGTCGGGCCGTGACCAGGGCGGTTTCGTCACCGATGCGCAAAAGGCCGTCGCGGCACAGGTCAGGTTGCCGGCCGGTTACCGCATGACCTGGGGCGGCCAGTTCGAAAACCAGCAGCGCGCGATGAAGCGCCTGTCGATCATCGTCCCCATCGCGCTGCTGGGCATTTTCGCACTGTTGTTCGGTGCGTTCAAATCGGTGCGCTTCGCCGCCGTCATCCTCGCCATGGTGCCTTTCACCATGATCGGCGGCATGGCGGCGCTGGGGTTGGCGGGCCTGCATCTGTCGGTGTCCGCCGCGGTCGGCTTCATCGCCGTCGTCGGCATTTCGGTGCAGAACGGTGTCGTCATGCTCGAACATGTGACGACACTGATCAGCGACGGCATGCCGATCGACCGCGCCATCCTCGAAGGGCCCGTCGACCGGCTGCGGCCGATCCTGATGACGGCGCTGATGGCAGGGCTGGGGCTGTTGCCGGCAGCGCTGTCCACCGGCATCGGGTCGGAAACGCAGCGCCCGTTCGCCTGTGTCATTGTCGGCGGCATCGTCTCGGCGACGCTGTTCATGCTGGTGCTGCTGCCGCTGGCGCTGCGCCGGCTGAGCCGCAACGACGCGGGCGCGCAGGCTTTGACGTAA
- a CDS encoding D-alanyl-D-alanine carboxypeptidase family protein: MRPVLFALLFSVAATPALAQKPSFTTPAVYAYMKDISSGKVLYSKEADTRIPPASMGKMMSVYVAFDMLERGDATLEQKILVRPETWKKWHSQGSTMFLSVNEQVSVENLLHGIVTLSGNDACVVLAEGLGGTEENYVALMNRAAKKIGVTNSQFANTNGWPDPNEYVTARDLALIAEATIRDFPDLYKKFYGTEKFTWGKTLGKGEAITQPNRNPLLGRISGADGLKTGHTEEAGYGFTGSAVQGGRRLVMVVAGLSSFNERIGASVDFMSWGFNAWQGIPVLKAGQVVGKAAVAGGVVPDVTMVSPRDTMVTVPRGLGSERKTRVVAVPGLKAPIAKGQKVGEMLVSVQGNPDTRLPLVAGAAVEEAGPVLAAWLWLKSLVGM, encoded by the coding sequence ATGCGTCCCGTATTGTTTGCCTTGCTGTTTTCCGTCGCCGCCACGCCCGCGCTGGCACAGAAGCCGAGTTTCACCACGCCTGCGGTCTATGCCTATATGAAGGACATTTCGAGCGGCAAGGTGCTGTATTCGAAGGAAGCGGACACGCGCATCCCGCCGGCGTCGATGGGCAAGATGATGTCGGTCTATGTCGCGTTCGACATGCTCGAGCGCGGCGATGCTACGCTTGAGCAGAAGATCCTGGTCCGGCCCGAAACCTGGAAGAAGTGGCACTCGCAAGGGTCGACGATGTTCCTGTCGGTCAACGAACAGGTGAGCGTGGAGAACCTGCTGCACGGCATCGTCACCCTGTCGGGCAATGACGCCTGCGTGGTCCTTGCCGAAGGGCTCGGCGGCACCGAAGAGAATTACGTCGCGCTGATGAACCGCGCCGCCAAGAAGATCGGCGTCACCAACTCGCAGTTCGCCAACACCAACGGCTGGCCCGACCCCAATGAATATGTGACGGCGCGCGACCTGGCCTTGATCGCCGAGGCGACGATCCGCGACTTTCCCGACCTGTACAAGAAGTTCTACGGCACCGAAAAATTCACCTGGGGCAAGACGCTGGGCAAGGGAGAGGCGATCACCCAGCCCAACCGCAACCCGCTGCTGGGGCGGATCAGCGGCGCCGATGGCCTGAAGACCGGCCATACCGAGGAAGCCGGATATGGCTTCACCGGCTCCGCCGTCCAGGGCGGCCGGCGGCTGGTCATGGTCGTTGCCGGCCTGTCGTCGTTCAACGAACGGATCGGCGCTTCGGTCGATTTCATGAGCTGGGGCTTCAATGCCTGGCAGGGCATCCCGGTGCTGAAGGCCGGACAGGTCGTCGGCAAGGCAGCGGTGGCCGGCGGCGTCGTCCCCGATGTGACGATGGTTTCACCGCGCGACACGATGGTCACCGTACCCCGCGGGCTCGGCAGCGAGCGCAAGACCCGGGTGGTCGCCGTGCCCGGGTTGAAGGCACCTATCGCCAAGGGCCAGAAGGTCGGCGAGATGCTGGTGTCGGTCCAGGGCAACCCCGATACGCGGCTGCCGCTGGTCGCTGGCGCCGCGGTCGAGGAAGCCGGTCCGGTGCTGGCGGCGTGGCTGTGGCTGAAGTCGCTCGTGGGGATGTAA
- a CDS encoding universal stress protein → MKTIMLHIHDDSEQAGRLQIAIDLARAADAHITCLQLVGLEPLGIDPLGGFFGLSAMIETIHAHDHRFRQDLEARLRQEGVAWDWRCFDGAVIETLIAQSRLADVLVISQPVAGRQGADDPLPIVADVVLHNNAPVLVVPIGAKAFAANADAMLAWNGSAEAAHAMRLALPLLKRAACVHIVEVSDDRPGAPAADAALFLARHGIACEVHEWPAKGRRTAVALRHAATELDARYVVMGAYGHSRLRETVLGGVTRELIQSSTVPLLLAH, encoded by the coding sequence GTGAAAACCATCATGCTGCACATCCATGATGACAGCGAGCAAGCCGGCCGCCTGCAGATCGCCATCGACCTGGCGCGCGCCGCCGATGCCCATATCACCTGCCTGCAGCTTGTCGGGCTGGAACCGCTGGGGATCGACCCGCTGGGGGGCTTCTTCGGCCTGTCGGCCATGATCGAGACCATCCACGCGCACGACCACCGCTTTCGCCAGGACCTCGAGGCGCGGCTGCGCCAGGAAGGCGTTGCCTGGGACTGGCGCTGCTTCGACGGCGCCGTCATCGAAACGCTGATCGCGCAAAGCCGGCTCGCCGATGTGCTCGTGATCAGCCAGCCGGTTGCAGGTCGCCAGGGTGCCGATGACCCATTGCCGATCGTCGCCGATGTCGTCCTCCACAACAATGCCCCGGTGCTGGTCGTCCCGATCGGCGCGAAGGCTTTTGCCGCCAACGCCGATGCGATGCTGGCATGGAATGGCTCGGCCGAGGCGGCCCACGCCATGCGGCTTGCCTTGCCGCTGCTCAAGCGCGCCGCCTGTGTCCATATCGTCGAAGTCAGCGATGATCGCCCCGGGGCGCCGGCGGCCGATGCCGCCCTGTTCCTCGCCCGCCATGGCATCGCCTGCGAAGTCCATGAATGGCCCGCCAAGGGGCGTCGAACCGCCGTTGCCCTCCGCCACGCCGCGACCGAGCTCGACGCGCGCTACGTCGTCATGGGCGCCTATGGCCACAGCCGGCTGCGCGAAACGGTGCTGGGCGGCGTGACGCGCGAACTGATCCAGTCCTCCACGGTGCCATTGCTGCTGGCACATTGA
- a CDS encoding PAS domain-containing sensor histidine kinase, translated as MCPFRTPSPQGSSVVGFEGDAAYQQSILATVPDAMIVIDSHGAILSFSAAAERMFGYAEGDVAGQNVKMLMPDPDREAHDAYMDRYMTTGVARIIGIGRVTTARRRDGSNFPIELSIGDADTPHGRVFTGFIRDLSERQRTERRLNDLQVELSHISRVSAMGSLAAALAHELNQPLTAIANYMEGARDLLDTPDAAALEMVREALDEAAGQSIRAGQIVRRLRDFIARGESEKHIESLRRLVTEANALALTGTGVAAIDVSIRLDSLADDVLVDRIQIQQVLLNLIRNAVEAIQGAGQRQLSGPGHGAARRRIEIRSRADGDDMVVITVADSGPGLSHTIQQHLFEPFQTSKEQGMGLGLSISRTIVEAHGGRIWAEPADIGGAAFHFSLVRAAAAQHPDD; from the coding sequence GTGTGCCCCTTTCGAACTCCATCGCCACAGGGCAGCAGCGTTGTCGGCTTCGAAGGCGACGCGGCCTATCAGCAGTCGATCCTGGCCACTGTCCCCGACGCCATGATCGTCATCGATTCGCACGGCGCCATCCTGTCGTTCAGCGCCGCTGCTGAACGCATGTTTGGCTATGCCGAAGGCGATGTCGCCGGACAGAATGTCAAGATGCTGATGCCCGATCCGGACCGCGAGGCGCATGACGCCTATATGGACCGCTACATGACGACCGGCGTCGCCCGCATCATCGGCATTGGCCGGGTGACCACGGCGCGGCGGCGCGACGGCAGCAATTTCCCCATCGAACTGTCGATCGGCGATGCCGACACCCCGCATGGCCGCGTCTTCACCGGCTTCATCCGCGATCTTTCGGAACGGCAGCGAACCGAACGCCGGCTCAACGACCTCCAGGTCGAACTGAGCCATATCTCGCGGGTGAGTGCCATGGGTTCGCTTGCCGCCGCGCTCGCGCATGAGCTCAACCAGCCGCTGACCGCGATCGCCAATTACATGGAAGGCGCCCGCGACCTCCTCGACACCCCCGATGCGGCGGCGCTCGAGATGGTCCGCGAAGCGCTCGACGAAGCCGCCGGCCAATCGATCCGCGCCGGCCAGATCGTCCGTCGGCTTCGCGACTTCATCGCCCGCGGCGAAAGCGAAAAGCATATCGAAAGCCTGCGACGCCTGGTGACCGAAGCCAATGCCCTGGCGCTGACCGGGACGGGCGTTGCCGCCATCGACGTCAGCATTCGCCTCGACAGCCTTGCCGACGACGTATTGGTCGATCGCATCCAGATCCAGCAGGTCCTGCTCAACCTCATCCGCAACGCCGTCGAGGCGATCCAGGGTGCCGGGCAGCGCCAGTTGTCCGGCCCGGGGCATGGCGCCGCGCGTCGCCGTATCGAGATCCGCAGCCGTGCCGATGGCGACGACATGGTCGTCATCACCGTCGCCGACAGCGGCCCCGGCCTTTCGCACACCATCCAGCAGCATCTTTTTGAACCCTTCCAGACCAGCAAGGAGCAGGGCATGGGACTTGGCCTGTCGATCAGCCGCACCATCGTGGAGGCCCATGGCGGCCGCATCTGGGCCGAACCCGCCGATATCGGCGGTGCCGCCTTTCACTTCAGCCTCGTCCGCGCCGCCGCCGCGCAGCATCCCGATGACTGA
- a CDS encoding TolC family protein — protein sequence MTTLPRTQRYRAARLLMAGAALFGGVCPAGAAPAAIALAPPAATSTQAPTLVSLDAAIDAAMTENIDVVSARNAVRTAAAGLRSADTFPNPVLSLGATSLRTGHVFPDAVSNMADDVARIDQPIERGGKRRARVGSARASLQAASSDVADTQRQVRADVVGAWTDLLAAEQRQALYDGIAASYRQSQLLAERRLQAGAISAGDLSRQRVEMLRAQSDLSRIASDRREAQLALAVLIGEEPHAATLQTIGGWQRPAVNADRDIDTIVSARPDVRAADERIAAARYAYEGARALRHPDISIGAQYEHGGNTPGSSIGFGFSVPLQVGNRYSGEIDSASVDRNQAEANAAKVRAVATAEIATARRAAEDASARRARYDDDLLPSARKAAATAEFAYARGAMALVDLLDARRTLLAIALAAIDAHADEAKARARQAAAETPEETQ from the coding sequence ATGACCACGCTGCCCAGAACCCAACGATATCGCGCGGCACGGCTGCTGATGGCGGGTGCCGCGCTGTTCGGCGGCGTCTGTCCAGCCGGTGCAGCGCCGGCCGCGATTGCTCTGGCGCCGCCCGCCGCCACGTCGACACAGGCCCCGACGCTCGTCTCGCTCGATGCCGCCATCGACGCTGCAATGACAGAGAATATCGATGTGGTCAGCGCCCGCAACGCCGTGCGCACCGCCGCCGCCGGGCTGCGCAGTGCCGATACCTTTCCTAACCCCGTGCTCAGCCTGGGCGCCACGTCGCTGCGCACCGGCCATGTCTTTCCCGATGCGGTCAGCAACATGGCCGATGATGTCGCCCGCATCGACCAGCCGATCGAGCGGGGCGGCAAGCGCCGGGCGCGGGTGGGGTCGGCGCGGGCAAGCCTTCAGGCCGCAAGCAGCGATGTTGCCGACACGCAGCGCCAGGTCCGCGCCGATGTCGTCGGCGCCTGGACGGACCTGCTGGCGGCCGAGCAGCGGCAGGCGCTGTATGACGGCATCGCCGCGTCCTACCGCCAGAGCCAGCTGCTGGCGGAACGCCGCCTGCAGGCCGGCGCCATTTCGGCCGGCGACCTGTCGCGCCAGCGCGTCGAGATGCTGCGCGCCCAAAGCGACTTGTCGCGGATCGCCAGCGACCGCCGCGAAGCCCAGCTCGCCTTGGCCGTCCTGATCGGCGAAGAGCCGCATGCCGCCACGCTGCAGACCATCGGCGGCTGGCAGCGGCCGGCGGTCAATGCCGATCGCGATATCGATACCATCGTGTCGGCACGGCCCGATGTCCGCGCGGCGGATGAACGCATCGCCGCCGCGCGCTATGCCTATGAAGGCGCCCGCGCCCTGCGCCACCCGGACATCAGCATCGGCGCCCAATATGAACATGGCGGCAACACGCCCGGAAGCAGCATCGGCTTTGGCTTTTCGGTGCCGTTGCAGGTCGGCAATCGCTATTCCGGCGAGATCGATTCCGCCAGTGTCGATCGCAACCAGGCGGAGGCCAACGCCGCCAAGGTTCGCGCCGTCGCCACGGCCGAAATCGCCACCGCCCGCCGCGCCGCCGAAGACGCGAGCGCGCGCCGCGCCCGCTACGACGACGACCTGCTGCCATCGGCGCGCAAGGCCGCAGCGACAGCAGAGTTCGCCTATGCACGCGGCGCCATGGCGTTGGTCGATCTGCTCGATGCACGCCGAACCCTGCTGGCGATCGCGCTTGCCGCCATCGATGCCCATGCCGACGAAGCCAAGGCGCGGGCCCGCCAGGCGGCGGCCGAAACCCCCGAGGAGACGCAATGA